One genomic window of Leptolyngbya sp. 'hensonii' includes the following:
- a CDS encoding IS630 family transposase (programmed frameshift): MQPYSLDLRQKIVDAYLEGNTSQRQIAIQFRVAYSFVRKLIKQHRETGEIVPKQRTVQTPTKLSVEQLEILETIVESNNDATLAELCNLLEQRVGVRVGVSTMFRMLEKLNLTLKKKTLHPDEKETERVQTKRVEFWQLVRGFLAQNLIFIDESGVDLALTRLWARAPKGRRAHGKRPSQRGKRVSILGAISLREVVTYCNLMGSTDGLTFEAFISQKLVPKLWKGACVILDNCSIHLGEDVRKLIEDAGAKLIFLPPYSPDFSPIENCFSKIKSILRSIKARSYPELAKAIDEAFSQVSSSDLRNWFSHCCYCASPA, translated from the exons GTGCAACCATACTCACTAGATCTTAGACAGAAAATTGTTGATGCATATCTTGAAGGGAATACGTCGCAACGTCAAATCGCTATACAATTTCGAGTTGCTTATAGTTTCGTGCGAAAGTTAATCAAACAACATCGGGAAACAGGTGAGATTGTCCCCAAACAACGAACTGTGCAAACACCGACCAAACTAAGTGTTGAGCAACTGGAGATTTTAGAGACGATTGTTGAATCGAATAACGACGCGACGTTGGCAGAGTTATGTAACTTGTTAGAACAGAGGGTCGGTGTCCGAGTTGGCGTTTCGACAATGTTTCGAATGCTAGAGAAGCTGAACTTAACGCTTAA AAAAAAAACTCTGCATCCCGACGAAAAGGAAACTGAGCGAGTGCAAACTAAACGAGTCGAATTTTGGCAACTGGTTCGAGGATTTCTAGCTCAAAATCTAATCTTCATTGATGAATCAGGAGTGGACTTAGCCTTGACCCGACTCTGGGCGCGTGCACCGAAAGGCAGACGAGCACATGGCAAGCGTCCAAGCCAGCGAGGGAAACGAGTCTCGATTCTAGGGGCGATTAGTCTGCGGGAGGTCGTGACTTACTGCAATCTCATGGGGTCAACTGATGGACTGACCTTTGAAGCCTTTATTTCCCAGAAACTTGTGCCTAAGTTATGGAAAGGTGCCTGTGTCATCCTGGATAACTGCTCTATTCATCTGGGTGAAGACGTTAGAAAGTTGATTGAGGATGCAGGAGCCAAGCTAATTTTCCTACCCCCTTACTCACCAGACTTTTCGCCTATCGAGAATTGCTTTTCAAAGATTAAGAGCATTCTGCGTTCGATTAAGGCACGCAGTTATCCAGAACTTGCCAAAGCTATTGATGAAGCTTTCTCCCAGGTGTCATCGAGCGACTTAAGGAACTGGTTCTCTCATTGCTGTTACTGTGCCTCACCAGCATAA